The nucleotide window AAATTACGTGGTCGTCCAATCTGCATCGCGATTGATGCTGGCCGAGGGCGTGTTACACCTATAGCATGCTACCTTATGGAGCAGAGATGGAGAGAGAACAGCAAAGCAAATGGGGGAACATTGGGGCAATATGCTACTACAAGTTAATACCACCGGTCCTTCTGCATCTAGTATATCTGTACTCCGGAGGAACGCCCAAGCAGCGAGCTAGGCTAGGCTAGGGTTCCTCCCCCGCCGCCGGCCGCCAGCCGCGCGCGccccgcctccctctccccctccccctcctcctcccctgcGTTGCCGTCcgctcgccccccccccctcgcggGCGACGGGCGGGCCCCTACCGCTCCCTCtcctccgcccccccccccttccctctccctccccgTCGCCGCCGACTAGGTCCGCCGGGCCTTGCCTGCGCGACGCTGGCGGCGGCGGGCcgtccctccccccccccacgcTCATGGGGGGTGCGGGGGCCTCCCGATGGCGGTAGTGTAGCTTGGTCGGCGCTCGGCGGCCGGAGTCCGGCGGGCCTCGAGGTCCTtggtgcggcggcgcggccgtTGGCCGCGGGGCGGCGTGGCGGTGCTGGTTGCCGGCAGCGCCCGCGCGACCCAGATCTGGGCCCTTTCGGGCTCCATCTGGGCTAGGGCGGGCCGGCGACTCGGTGCGCAGCGACGCTGCTCCCTGGTGGTGACGAGGAGGCGGTGGTCTGCGGGCGGTGGCGGCTTTGTCAGCCGGCAAGCTGCAGCGTGACGGCAGGGGCTGTCTGAACCCTTTTGGGTCCGGCCGGGCCTCGGCGCTTGGCAGCCCCCTTGTCCGTGCGTCCGGTCGGCTCCGCAGCGGTGGTGGTGGTTGTCCCCTCACGTCGGCGATGTTGCGGATGCCCCCGAGGTCACTATCTCTTCTCCCGTCCTACAGGTCTCGTGTCGGTGACCTCAGGGAGACGGTGAAGTTAATTCGGTGACCGTGGTGGCACATGTTGGTGGGCGGCGTGATGGGCGGTGCACTATGATTCGTCTGGGGCGGTGGTGGGGGTTTGGGTTGGGAGAAATCTCTGGCGGCTGGTCCGGCCCCGACGCGGCGACGCCTGTTGGTGCCGCCGGACCTTCTTGAAGGGCGTCGGGTACACCCTGCCCCCACTGCCCCCTGCGTAATGGGGGAAACCCTAGTACTAGTCCGGACAACAGCGGCATCGTCGTCGCCTCCTTCTTGAAGGTGTAGCTTGGTACGCGACGCTTCTGAGTGCTGGGAGCGTGGTGGTACTCCTCCGGAGGGTGCAGCGGTCGCTGGTCGTCTTCGTTTCGTTGATCTGTCGTTgttggcatttgtttctctttcttttttctctGTTTTACTTTGGACTTGTTtgtgccgcgggccccaacacCTATCGTTGGATGTATCGGTGGTTGCTTTGTAATACAAAGCGGGGAAACCCTTTTTCGTATATCTGTACTCCGTGATAAAGCAACAGAAGCAGCAAAGAAAAAGCAAAAATGAATAGGCTGACAAGGTGAATGGCTAATATGTGGAAGAAAGGAACCAtggagagagaaagagaaagcAAAGCGATGCAGCAACATCATTGCCCATTGCACCCATCTATCTACCGTAACATTTGCTTTCCTTTCTTGAGAGCTGAGCTCTGCTGCCACCGTCCGACGTCAGGTGTAATTAAGGGGGTGTTTGTTTTCAGGGATTTTTttgtgtagggactagaaaaagtccctcttagagacttttttaccaaacgggagggactttttagggactaaactaggcatttgggactaaatgaagaagactcttaaggagagtcttttttgggactttttgggacttttccaacaatgcccctccatgcattcaatggcccgccaccccatggtattgtttgattgttatttttctatatactaggggtaacatggtcatttaataacctctagaaAAAGGGATtagggactttttagtctctgaaaacaaacagggagggactttttagggactagagactttttagttgggactagaaaaagtcctaggacttatgaaccaaacagggcctaagCTGTTTCTGCTTTTCTTGGGCACGCGATGGATTAATACCATTAATTTGTGGCCGGAAGCGGAGTGTTAATCTGATCTGCACGCGATGGATTAGATATACTAGATGATACCCTGCGCGTTGCTGCGGAAATTGTAGCTGAAAAAAATCGATATATTTACAAAGGAAATATAGATAATTTGAAACGCATGTTAAGCATGTTGTCTCCCACCCTCGCAAAAAAAAGCATGTCGTCTCCCAGCTAAAGTAAAACCATTTCATGCACAACTCGCTTGAAAAATAAAAATGTGTATTCCATGTCTAGCAGGTTAGAATTGCCCATCACTGAGAAGAACTTTAACAAAAAAAAAACAGCCTGCAAACACATGATATTTTGATTATCTAGATATACATCCAGCATACATCAGTAATCACAAATAGATGATTTGATCAACGGCAAATAAGATTATGGAAGCCATACCATCAAATGAGATTTCTGCAAACTAATTTCTTCACAGTTTAGCAAATTATGTGTTGAACGACAAAGGAGATGTGTGGAGCCCGTACCATGCATTAAAGGAGACTTGTATTATCATAACGTGGCTAGCAGGTTAGAAATTCCCCATCATTAAGAAGACTTTAACAATAAAAGTAACCTGCAAAGACTATTTTCATTATCTAGAGATACATCCAGAATACATCAGTAATCAGAAATAGAAGATGTGATGAACGACAAAGAAGATTACGGAAGCCATACCATTAAAGGAGATTGGTGCAAGCTAATTTCTTCACATGTCTTCAGGAAAATCAGTGCCATCCTGGTAACAAAACTGAGGGACCGGAGTTACCTTAAGTAACACGTTTGACAGAATATGCTAGAGAAAATTGGAATAGTCAATAGCCAATCTGCAACTTCAGCTTGAGGTTGTGCGCAATGGATTTAGATGATCATCATGCGGTACTTGACGGAGTGTCCCTTCACGAGCTAGAACCTGCACAGGATGGCTAGCGCCATCTTCATCTGTAGGTGCACCGTGTTCCGGAGAACCGTGTCCGCCAATCCATCGATCTGACCAGAAGCTAGCGACGTCGATGGGCTTCGTCAAAACAGTGTGAGCACGATCGTCTCccccgcggcggcggcgatgacAGCACCCAGCGCCGGCCCGCTGGAGCCCCCCGGTGGCGCCGGCAAGGACTGTGCCTCCCGTCGTCGAGCCCCCTCGCGACCGTGACAGTGACGGCGAGCTTCATGCCATCGAGCATGAGTGCATGACGGTGGGCGTGCCGCTGTCCTCGTTGCTCATGAAGTTGCCGCCTGAGCAGGTGTCGTAGCCGCTCTGCCTGCGGGCACGCACCAAGGTGTAGTCCGGGAGCACCTTTCCCTCGGTGGCGCCGATGACCTCGCACATGAGCCGGTCCCCTTATCTTAGCGGAGATGAAGATCATCTGTCGAGAGTAATGGGAAATCAGTCGATCGTGGGGAAGTTAATTGGAGAGACGATAGGATGACAGAAACGTTGGAAAATCAATCGATGGAGTTATTGGCAGGTGAGAAGACAAGGAAGGAGGACCCAGCAGGAGTGTGGAGCACGGTAGAGGGCCAACTCTTCGGCTATAGATCTGAGGCACCGAGAATTTGTGAAGGTCGGCCCATGAGGGAGAAAGGCACCCATGAATCATGATCAACGTATGGTGGGTCCTTCTCCTGGTGATAACTGAATGCTAACGTGGTTATATTGCATATAGTCGACAGCTGCTGGGCTCCACCTGTAAGTTGATGAGGAAACGCTGATGTGGCAAGGTTGATGATGTGGATGGCCTGCATGTGAAGAGAATTGGTTTAGTGGGGATCaactatttaggtattatagattATAGATATGCCATGGTTTTCATCTTGGGTTTCAAGCGAGGGGACATCATATATTCATCTGGAGCAGGGGCTGGATACATCTCTTTCTTAGATTACTTGCTACATTCCGTCCTCTTTGACTAGATCTACTTGACTcattaacaaatctcggtgtcgtgtcCGTGTTGTGTGATTGCTTGTCCTTGATAGATCGACTTGGTGGCCACGAATTAATTCTAAGACTAATCACTTGAATTTATTACTTGTGTGCCATCTTCCATCTGTTGGCCCTCTAATCCTGCCACTCTTTCCATCTACCCTGTAAACCTTGTCATGGTTGTGCTCTGCCCATTTTGACTAGCAAAATCATCTGAATCATGAGCTATCTACATCTTTATTTTCCTTGATCATCATATTGACCATCATGATCAACTTGTACTGCAAAATAAGAAGTGTCACATAGGTGTGTGAAGAAGAAGTACATATAGCTCAGCACAAATACTTAACCAAAGTCTAGCAATTAAGTAAAACAAGATCCGCCATGCTCGGTGATCCACCGTGCTCTCCTTGTTGCAAATAAGGTCTGACCCCATATAAAGTCTATTTCGATAGACGTCACAGTGCCGTGCCGATGGCGGCTCGTATGACCGGCGGTACGAGCGGCCTCGATCGTATTGAGTGCCGCATTTTGCTTTGTTTTCATTCCTGTCCCCCCAATTGACTTGGCTCAGTTCCCACGTGTGGTATTTCTTTGTATATGATGATTTACTTTCTTCGGTTGATCCATTTCAAGTGGAGCACACTTAACAAAAGGATTTGACAATTTCTTGTATCCATTAGTCATTAGTAACAATATTAGAGTGTTTCTTTTGGAAAGTCTAAAATTATCTTGTTTAAATAATGGAGTGATGAGTGTAGAAATATCACCCATCAGCTGCTGTTTTCTGCATACTTGGGATTGTAAACTTGTTACCTTCTATTCATAGTCAAGTTCAATTTTCAATGATCAAGTATTCATGATGCCCGTCACAAACAACGCTTTTGTGGTATATGCGAACACCATGAGTTTATTAGGTTTAAATCTATCATGACAATCCTATATTTGTTTTCATGCTTACCAATGTCCTTCAAGTTCTCTAAATTTTGTCGCTATTTATGATAATTTTGCTTGATATTGGTTATGGTTTGTGATACGATTCAGTAGTCTTATTAGATAACAAGGTCACTGGTATTACCGTGGACTGTATTTTCATGTTGCCATCCTATTTAATTTCTTAACACAATAGGCGTCACTTAAAAAAATTCTTCATCCATAAATGACAAAGGTCAAAATGGCATGACAAAGCGCAAATTTGCTTGTAGTATATATCAAAATATGCCATGTGTTTGAATTTTAATTAGAATATTTTGATGTCCCTCATGGCGTTCTCATGATCTTTAGCTTGTGCTTACATCTAAAATAGGACAAGAAAACTCACATTATATATTTTTTCCAAAATAATAACATTTCATTAGTTTCTAAATATGTAATGTAAGATATAATATTTCAACTTATACACTCATACTCTAGAACTTTCTATAAATATGCTTACAAAATAATGCACGTAAAGCAAGTACTAAATTATTAAATAGTTTGTATGCTTTATAAATCTCTACCATAATATATACATTTTAAAATATATATGAAAGCACACACAAACACACAAACATATATGTATATACTATATAATTTATACTAGTCCCAAAAATTAATTAAAAACTTTGTTACCGCAACAGACAGTTTAAATTTCGCAAAGCCAAAAGATTTTGTGATGTACATTTCATATACAAAACAAAAGGTTATAATTATATGAagaaatattattattttttaacTATACCGGCTAAGTAATAGAAACTTATATTTATAAATCATGTTAAGTAATACAAATATTTATAAGAGTCCAAAAGTTTAATATAAAAATATTTACCATAATTTTCCGTTGAAATAATATTGGTTCGAAACTATGTAGGTCAAAATGAATTAGAGATATTGATTAGTTTTATAGGAAACTAAATTAGTTTGTAGGACACAATTAATAGACTGACAAAACAAAAGTGATATTACACATATCATGTCGAACTCAGAATTTAGCGTTCAATTTATGATTTTGACGGTGGCAAACTCATGGTCCAGTAGGGCGCAGCAGATGCATCAAACGTTAGTTGTGGCACTTATTGTAGCATACGATCAATCTGCTCGTAGTCTACCATATGGATGTAGAACTTACACTTCTCTGCCCTCGAAAATACATTATTGATATGAAGATAAAATGTTTATAGATTAAAAATAGTATTCATAATTTTAAAAAATAATTTGCATATTCAAAAATGTATGTGAATTTGAACCAAATATTCGTGAAttcgaaaaatgttcatgatttttttcagAAGTTAAAAAAACTGAAAAACTGATCGTGAAGTACAAAAAAAGTTTattaattcaaaaaatgttcataaattcGGAAAATGATCATGCATTTCCAAAGAATGTTCATCGATTCGAAAAATATTTATTAGTTCTAAAAATGACCAGTTCATAAGTTTTTTTTATcaattcaaaaaaatgtttgccGACTCAAAATATGTCCGTCGATTAAATTTGTTTGGTTAATTAAAAAATCATTCATGAGTTTGTAACATTAAATCAAAAATTGTTCATGAATTTGTAACGCCAATTTAAAAATTGATCATGAATTTATAGAAAATAATCGTAAATTTGAAAAAAGTACTTCTCTATTTTTATCCTAATGTAATATTTGTTAGACATCACCGGGGAGTATGAAGAAAAAGGCGTAAACAGGTTGCGGCAACTAGATAGATATtactttttttcaaaaaaattgaaaacaCCTTGAGTACGCTTGAAAAAACATATCATACTTATTTTGTTGCGCAACatcatttatcatgttgtttgcCATGTAGTACCATGAAAGATTTCAAGGAATTTTCTAATGACGTCGGGTGCGTGCatgagggatatatatatatatatatatatatatatatatatatatatatatatatatactagcaaatatgcccgtgcgttgcaaagGGAGAAAGAATATCCCAGCACGATGACACCCTTCTAGTAAAAGAATACGCTCGAGGATCGGGCTATAGAAATATGGTAGGCATAAAGGAAAAATTGGAACATATGTGAGAATGAGATATGTACTTTTAAAAGGCCATTCAGAAAATAATAAATTTGAAGGTCTAATTTCCTAAGAACATTCACGTTGTTGTTATTTTTAGTGTAAAGTTGCTTCTAAGCTACCTGTTCTAACTGATAAACAAATTGACACGAAAAATTGACATaccaacgaccgcggcaaggtgATGCCGAAATTGCCAACATCTAGTTCACGTCCACAGGTGGCACGAATCATGTGACACGACCAATAATAACAATAGGAAAAGGACCAATGTCTAGGAGATTGGCGACATCTAGGTCAATATATGGGTGCTAAAAAACATCACCGATCGACGTAGGATTGTAGTAGTCGATGTAGATTAAATGGCAAAATTTGTCCTTCAAGATGCACTCTTCATGATTTTCTTCATTTGAATAGATTTTTCCATGCCGATGCAATCCTGGTGGCATGTGGATACGACCGAGGAAGCTTTGATGCGTTGCTGATGATAATAGCGGCTAGATGCTCCGATATGACGACGGCGACATCAGGTTCTTGTGGCGGCTGAGGGCAATGGCCATATGCCTGAGAAAGAAGTATCGGAGGAATACGAGGAAAGGCGTGGTTACCGTTGTATTGTATTTTAGGAGGAGGTTAGGGTGGCCTATTTGTGTCCATGTATTACATGACAAAAGATTGTAGCCCTATACTGTATACTGTAATGGAACTTTCCAACGTACCAGTGAGCGCCCAAGCAAATGATCGATTGATCACACGTGGAGGCCCGTGCACTCGGATGGTTGTTGAGCCGTTTGGCTGAGTCTTCCTCAATGGTCACGTCTGTTCCTATTCGGCGCGTAGGTCGCTGTCTAGCAACTCGAAGGTTCTAGAATGCTTCCATGAACTGgttttcttcttatttttctttgtTATTTTTTCTGATTTTTCATTGTTTCTATATTTCCTATTTTTTTCCCTTCCCCCCTTTTTTATTTTCACATTTTGCTCCATTTACctattttcattttcttttttcaagttcatttttttatttatattttttctTTTAAATAATTCCGAACATCGTTTTCCAATTCAAGAACTTTTTTCAGGtcctgaacattttttaaaatcatgaacatattttgaattcatgaatattatTTATGAAACcatgaacattttcaaattcacaaacattttttcaATTATTGCGAACATTGTTTTTGAAACTTCTGAACATTGTTATGAATCGCCAAACATTTTTTTGAGTCAATGAAGATTTTTCGAATGGATGCAATTTTTATAAAATTTTATTTAAATCGGTGAATATTCTTAGAATAgctgaacaatttttgaaatgattaacattttttgaaattcatgaatagtttttgtttcatgattttttttaaatgcaTGAACCTTTTTTAATTCACAATAATTTTATTTCCGTGATTATTGTTTTAAAAATTCATGAACATGCTTTGAATTTGTGatttatttttcaaattcacgaacattttttcattatcatgaaaattatttttaatccatgaacatttttttcTAAAACAATTTTCAAAATTCACATTTCGTTCggaaattttgttttttttctaatttttttaaagatggaaaaacaaaaacagaaaaaagctcgagaaagaaaaaaaatagggGGCGTCCTTCCCCGGTTATGGGCTGGCCCGATAGGCGCGCGGGTGGGACGGAGTCAATACCACGAAGTTCTTATTGTGTGCAACAATCGTGTCGTAGGTTAGTTGGTTGTTGTGGTGAGTCTCCAGCCAATACACCAAGGATCTATTTCTGGAGTCCACCCAATTTTTTTTGTCAGGTTTGAGCGGAGTAAAACTGACACGTACGGAAAAGAATAATTGGACGAAAAAACGTACGAAAAAGAATAATTGGACGAAAAAAGGTGGAGAAACAATCCGTCCTTTAATATTAGGTATTGAGACCGATGGTTTCTTCTCTtgaaacacaccgcaaaagaagattacatcgaatagatctccacaagagagggggagaactttgtattgagatccaaaaagcaTGGACGTCCACCTTGCTCCTCCCCAATATTTGTGCAATGTTCAAGCCAAAGAAATTTTAGGTTGTGGCAGCATCTGAAAGGAGGGGATGGAAAGTTAAAGCTGCAATTGCACAATTTTAGCACGCGGAGGTTGTTGGCTAGTTGAAACAGACCATTTGGTATTTGTAGTTGATTATCTCCCCCAAATGTTACAAAATATGATGATGCATTGACAGGAACAACTGAGATATCTTGTTCTCCTAGTTGGTTGGAAGAGATTGAAATCCAACGGTTAAATAGTTCTCTTCGTCGACCAAAATGTTCTGCCAATCTTTTTGTTTTCTTGGATGGATTGCACAACAATTGTATCACTCCATACAATGCATTGCCGACCTCACATGATTTTTCCCCTTGAAGGATGTCATCACATATCCAGTAGTTGCAAGCATGTGTATCCCAATCATAGTCAACACTGATAGGTTTTTTATATAGTAGCCCTGTGAGGAATAGTGAATACAAGAAACAATCCAAGACTATTGATGGTTTGATATCATCCATGCCAGTATAACCAATCACTTCGGTAGCTTCTTCATGCAATGAATGATACAATAGCTGCTCCGAGTGGTCATCCTCATTGGGACATAAATAAATCGTTTTAAAATAAGAAGGACTTGAGTTTACCCTCTCCTTTCTCTCCGAGAGCTGAAATCTTCCATAACTGGTCCATAAAAGTAATCCTAAAGCATAGGTTCCAAAATCAGGATTAGGAATGCCACACTCTGTCAAATCAATATCTTCTTCTCCCCCACAGTGAAAAATCAGCAGGAATCTTTCATTTCTCAGAGACACATTGATCTCTCTTCCGATACTTGGTATCTCCACTCTAGACCTCACGTCTATACCTCTAAAATCATCATCCTCATCCTGCTTATTAAACACGTGCATCAAACGGTGAAGGTTTAACTCCTCCGCGATTGCCCTCTGCATAGCTCTCCTATTTTTCCACACAGAGCAGTCTACATGGATAATTTTGTCAAAATGGTCTCTCATGTCAGGATCACTTCTTTCAGATCTCAGGAGTTCAGATGTCGCTCTGAGAACAGCAGAGGCTCCAACACCACAGCCGAGCCAGCCACCAAAGAAGAATGACTTAGCTCCTTTATTTGACTCTAAGCGCAGCATAAGATCCAACAGCTTTCTCGGGGCGTCATCAAAGTCATGTACCTCCTGTAGCAATGAAAGAATGGTAGATATGACTTCTAAAAGTGTTGGAGAGTTTGCGCTCTGTGTAGCTTACAATGAAATAAAAGAAAACCATAGTTTTAAATAGCCAGCTATAGCCTCGCTATAGCTTTTTGAGCAAGGTGCTGCTAAATGGTACTCATGTACAATAGTACGCTAATAGCTGGGCTATATCCCCGCTATAGCTGATTTGGAGAACCACCGCTATTTGGTACTCATGCAATGTGAGCCTGCTATTTAAAACATTGAAAAAAAAGGTGCAGTTATGCAATGCTGGATGTTAGATGTCCTAGCGTAGCCTTGCGGCAGATTACCACTGTTGTGCACATGCTAACAAGATCAAGTTTTGAACAAACAACAACTCCCATGTCAGTAGACATCAAGTGGGGTTAGTAAGGAGAGATCATCAGATGCACTAACCAGTTCTATTGGAAGATCCATTTTGATTGTTCTCCAAAGAAAGTAAATAGTACTGCTACCAGCAGCAAAAGGAAACCATGACACCCACACTACAAATGTTGTTGATCTGACACTGCAAAAAATATAATCCAATAATAAGCTACTTCGTTTATATACAGGATGCATTTAAGTTTCCAGCTGCAGTACCTTTAGCTAGATCTTCTAGTCGAGGATGACAGGAGGAAGAAAATAATCCAAGAAAGAAATACATCCAGCCCTAGATGAAGATATCAAGAGATTGAGGATGAAAAACATGGCAGCCGGATATATATATCTAACCCATCGCCTGCAGATTAGACCAATACTCCGCTCCCGGCCCACAAATGTCGCTGATCTCACACTGCATGCAAAACGAGAGGCATGCAAATTATACATGCATGCCTATGCATATATGCACAGAGAAATAAATATGTCAGATGAAGAGATGCGAGTCACCTGAGCTGACAGGTATCACCTTGCTCGATCGAAATCCAAGATGATTTTTCGCTCACGTCGGTGGCAGCAGAGCTCAGCTAGCTCTCAGGATAGATGGGTGCATCACTTTGCTTTCTCTACCCAAAGCAAAGCATTCTCTTTATCTCCATGCACGGTTCCTTGCTTGGGCACTTTAGCAgccttttcttttttgctttttcTTGGCTGCATCTGTTGCTTTATCACGGAGTACAGATATAGAGGCAAAAGGACCGGTGGTAGCAACTTGTAACATATTGTTCTGCATCCCACCTTGTGGATGCAAAAGAGGATTAGTTTGATCCGAGTTGAAA belongs to Triticum urartu cultivar G1812 chromosome 7, Tu2.1, whole genome shotgun sequence and includes:
- the LOC125524029 gene encoding uncharacterized protein LOC125524029 yields the protein MDLPIELEVHDFDDAPRKLLDLMLRLESNKGAKSFFFGGWLGCGVGASAVLRATSELLRSERSDPDMRDHFDKIIHVDCSVWKNRRAMQRAIAEELNLHRLMHVFNKQDEDDDFRGIDVRSRVEIPSIGREINVSLRNERFLLIFHCGGEEDIDLTECGIPNPDFGTYALGLLLWTSYGRFQLSERKERVNSSPSYFKTIYLCPNEDDHSEQLLYHSLHEEATEVIGYTGMDDIKPSIVLDCFLYSLFLTGLLYKKPISVDYDWDTHACNYWICDDILQGEKSCEVGNALYGVIQLLCNPSKKTKRLAEHFGRRRELFNRWISISSNQLGEQDISVVPVNASSYFVTFGGDNQLQIPNGLFQLANNLRVLKLCNCSFNFPSPPFRCCHNLKFLWLEHCTNIGEEQGGRPCFLDLNTKFSPSLVEIYSM